The proteins below come from a single Caenibius sp. WL genomic window:
- a CDS encoding pyridoxal phosphate-dependent aminotransferase — translation MTLPRLSQSLQRIAVSGTNAMTDRATALREQGRDIISLSVGEPDFATPPHVIAAAKQALDEGQTRYTPVAGTARLREAAAHHFRRDLGIATEAERVIVCNGGKQAIFNALLATINAGEEVIVPVPWWVSYPQIVRFAGGKAVPLITHARDNFRFDAADFEALITPSTRWLLLNSPGNPTGAVYPAAMLQAIGAVLRRHPQVMVLSDDIYAPLNYTDAPHATLATLCPDLADRICTVSGVSKSHAMTGFRIGVATGPQWLIDGMVRLQSNSTGNPCSISQAAAAAAFEGPQDFLADWRERFRTRRDKVVAAINAVPGLSTPTPDGAFYCYIDAAPLMERFGDDGQLALHLLDHGVAVVAASAFGGKDGFRISFAADDAVLDEALARIAGALA, via the coding sequence ATGACTCTCCCCCGTCTGTCCCAGTCGCTGCAACGGATCGCGGTGTCCGGCACCAATGCGATGACCGACCGCGCCACCGCTCTGCGCGAACAGGGGCGCGACATCATTTCGCTCTCCGTCGGCGAACCCGATTTCGCCACGCCGCCGCATGTGATCGCAGCGGCCAAGCAGGCGCTTGACGAAGGGCAGACGCGCTACACCCCGGTTGCGGGCACCGCGCGCCTGCGCGAAGCGGCCGCGCACCACTTCCGGCGCGATCTCGGCATCGCCACCGAAGCAGAGCGGGTGATCGTCTGCAACGGGGGCAAGCAGGCGATCTTCAACGCGCTGCTGGCCACGATCAACGCAGGCGAGGAAGTGATCGTGCCGGTGCCATGGTGGGTCAGCTATCCGCAGATCGTCCGTTTCGCGGGCGGCAAGGCCGTGCCGCTGATCACCCATGCGCGGGACAATTTCCGCTTCGATGCCGCCGATTTCGAAGCGCTCATCACCCCGTCGACCCGGTGGCTGCTGCTCAACAGCCCCGGCAATCCGACCGGCGCGGTCTATCCCGCCGCGATGCTCCAGGCGATCGGCGCCGTGCTGCGCCGCCATCCGCAAGTCATGGTGCTGTCCGACGATATCTACGCCCCGCTCAATTACACCGATGCCCCGCATGCCACGCTGGCCACGCTGTGCCCCGATCTGGCGGACCGGATCTGCACCGTCTCCGGCGTTTCCAAGAGCCACGCGATGACCGGCTTCCGCATCGGCGTCGCCACCGGGCCGCAATGGCTGATCGACGGCATGGTGCGGCTGCAATCCAATTCCACCGGCAATCCCTGTTCGATCAGCCAGGCGGCGGCGGCGGCGGCGTTCGAAGGGCCGCAGGATTTCCTCGCCGACTGGCGCGAACGGTTCCGCACGCGGCGCGACAAGGTGGTGGCCGCGATCAACGCGGTGCCCGGCCTTTCCACCCCCACGCCCGATGGCGCGTTCTACTGCTATATCGACGCCGCGCCGTTGATGGAGCGGTTCGGCGATGACGGGCAACTGGCGCTGCATCTGCTCGATCACGGGGTCGCCGTGGTCGCCGCTTCGGCTTTCGGCGGGAAGGACGGCTTCCGGATCAGCTTCGCCGCCGACGATGCGGTGCTGGACGAAGCCCTGGCCCGAATCGCCGGGGCGCTGGCGTGA
- a CDS encoding outer membrane lipoprotein carrier protein LolA, with product MTSSNRLIRWAMAALTAVAVPAATLVAPPLAAQTAQSGDLDRAVSALRAISTMQANFVQTDRSGQSISGVLTLKRPGKIRFEYEKSVPMLIVSDGKALTMIDYEVRQVQRWPIKNSPLGALLDPSRDVARYGKLVPTGNPGVVSIEVRDPKRPEYGRITLIFMRDGSAPGGMELVSWVALDSQNKRTTIRLSNQRYGMAVADSTFTYRDPRRTGRRTG from the coding sequence ATGACATCTTCGAACAGGCTGATTCGCTGGGCCATGGCGGCACTGACCGCCGTGGCCGTTCCCGCTGCAACGCTTGTCGCGCCGCCGCTGGCCGCGCAGACGGCGCAAAGCGGCGATCTCGACCGCGCGGTGAGCGCCTTGCGCGCCATTTCCACCATGCAGGCCAATTTCGTCCAGACCGATCGCAGCGGGCAGAGCATTTCGGGCGTGCTGACGCTGAAGCGGCCGGGCAAGATTCGATTCGAATATGAAAAGAGCGTGCCGATGCTGATCGTCAGCGACGGCAAGGCTCTGACCATGATCGATTACGAAGTCCGGCAGGTCCAGCGCTGGCCGATCAAGAACAGCCCGCTGGGCGCGCTGCTCGATCCCAGCCGCGATGTCGCCCGCTATGGCAAGCTGGTTCCCACCGGCAATCCGGGCGTCGTCAGCATCGAAGTGCGCGATCCCAAGCGCCCCGAATACGGCCGCATCACGCTGATTTTCATGCGCGATGGCAGCGCGCCGGGCGGCATGGAACTGGTCAGCTGGGTCGCGCTCGATTCGCAGAACAAGCGCACCACGATCCGCCTTTCGAATCAGCGCTACGGCATGGCGGTGGCGGACAGCACGTTTACCTATCGCGATCCCCGCCGCACGGGTCGTCGCACAGGGTAA
- a CDS encoding exodeoxyribonuclease III, whose product MVTIATWNINSVRLRIDQVERFLTEQAPDVLCLQEIKVAETLFPHDMFERLGYTHRAVHGQKGYHGVATVSRIPLREYSRNDWQDNGEARHVGVELLGPGQGMVLENVYIPAGGDIPDRTVNPKFGQKLDFIERMTRWSEKLDRPTLLVGDFNIAPLECDVYSHKALLKVVSHTPVEVETLGRLADAHGWVDLGRKHIPAPERNYSWWSYRSYWRQKDQGRRLDHMWASPDLAAQSIAHRFVEETRRWDQPSDHIPLITDFTL is encoded by the coding sequence ATGGTCACCATTGCCACTTGGAATATCAATTCGGTCCGGTTGCGGATCGATCAGGTCGAACGCTTTCTCACCGAACAGGCGCCCGATGTGTTGTGCCTGCAGGAAATCAAGGTCGCGGAGACCCTGTTCCCGCACGATATGTTCGAACGGCTGGGCTACACCCATCGCGCCGTGCACGGGCAGAAGGGCTATCACGGCGTGGCCACGGTCAGCCGCATCCCCTTGCGCGAATACAGCCGCAACGACTGGCAGGACAACGGCGAAGCCCGCCATGTGGGTGTCGAACTGCTCGGCCCCGGGCAGGGGATGGTGCTGGAAAACGTCTATATCCCGGCGGGCGGCGACATTCCCGATCGCACGGTCAATCCCAAGTTCGGGCAGAAGCTGGATTTCATCGAACGGATGACGCGGTGGTCCGAAAAGCTAGATCGGCCGACGCTGCTGGTCGGCGATTTCAACATCGCCCCGCTGGAATGCGACGTCTACAGCCACAAGGCGCTGCTCAAAGTCGTCAGCCACACTCCGGTCGAAGTCGAAACGCTGGGCCGCCTCGCCGATGCGCACGGCTGGGTCGATCTCGGGCGCAAGCATATCCCCGCGCCGGAACGGAATTACTCGTGGTGGAGCTATCGCTCCTACTGGCGGCAGAAGGATCAGGGCCGCAGGCTCGACCATATGTGGGCCTCGCCCGATCTCGCCGCGCAGTCCATCGCCCACCGCTTCGTCGAGGAAACCCGGCGGTGGGACCAGCCGAGCGACCACATACCGTTGATCACGGATTTCACTCTGTGA
- the arfB gene encoding alternative ribosome rescue aminoacyl-tRNA hydrolase ArfB, with protein MSENSAVPRALALAEESFIASSGPGGQNVNKVATAVQLRLDVFALRLPPPVFHRLKALAGSRMTARGEIVLTARTHRTQEANRAEARARLADLIAKAEITPAKRKKSQLNRVGKQKRLDGKKIRGTVKANRGKVDW; from the coding sequence GTGAGCGAGAACAGCGCCGTGCCCCGCGCGCTGGCGCTGGCGGAAGAAAGCTTCATCGCCTCTTCCGGCCCCGGCGGGCAGAACGTCAACAAGGTGGCCACCGCCGTGCAATTGCGGCTGGATGTCTTCGCGCTGCGCCTGCCGCCGCCGGTGTTCCACCGGTTGAAAGCGCTGGCGGGCAGCAGGATGACCGCGCGGGGCGAAATCGTGCTGACCGCGCGCACCCACCGCACGCAGGAAGCGAATCGGGCCGAAGCCCGCGCGCGCCTGGCCGATCTGATCGCCAAGGCGGAAATCACGCCCGCCAAGCGCAAGAAGTCGCAATTGAACCGTGTGGGCAAGCAGAAACGGCTCGACGGCAAGAAAATCCGCGGCACGGTGAAAGCCAATCGCGGCAAAGTGGACTGGTAG
- a CDS encoding right-handed parallel beta-helix repeat-containing protein, whose protein sequence is MMTPDPVSPPRRSVWPHRPARLALLAPCLAAVAVAAIPAQELIAQTRGDPYTVKETGRGFARLQDAVNAIGGGTGTITIAPGRYADCAVQTAGDVTYSAAQPGQVIFDGTVCEDKAALVLRGYNAAVSGITFQNMKSSDGNGAGIRLEKGHLTVAQSWFKDSQEGILTAADPRGRIVIDKSTFTNLGTCAYSGGCSHAIYVGEYGSLRVTRSRFERGAGGHYLKSRAARVEIASNSFDDSQGRWSNYLIDLPMGSTGQITNNWFVQGPDHENHSALIAVAAEERKNSSDGLVIAGNDARLAPKVPWSTVFVADWSGNRLEIGQNTLGPGIKRFEKR, encoded by the coding sequence ATGATGACGCCCGATCCCGTTTCTCCGCCCCGCCGTTCGGTCTGGCCCCATCGTCCGGCGCGCCTCGCTCTGCTGGCCCCTTGCCTGGCGGCCGTGGCCGTGGCGGCGATTCCCGCGCAGGAACTGATCGCGCAGACGCGCGGCGATCCCTACACCGTCAAGGAAACGGGGCGCGGCTTTGCCCGGTTGCAGGATGCGGTGAACGCCATCGGCGGCGGCACCGGAACGATCACGATTGCGCCGGGCCGCTATGCCGATTGCGCGGTGCAGACAGCGGGCGATGTCACCTATTCCGCCGCGCAGCCGGGGCAGGTGATTTTCGATGGCACGGTGTGCGAAGACAAGGCGGCGCTGGTGCTGCGCGGCTATAATGCCGCCGTATCGGGCATCACGTTCCAGAATATGAAATCGTCCGATGGCAACGGCGCGGGCATCCGGCTGGAAAAGGGTCATCTCACTGTCGCGCAAAGCTGGTTCAAGGACAGCCAGGAAGGCATTCTCACCGCGGCGGACCCTAGGGGCCGGATCGTGATCGACAAATCGACGTTCACCAATCTCGGCACCTGCGCCTATTCGGGCGGCTGTTCGCACGCGATCTATGTCGGCGAATACGGTTCGCTGCGGGTAACCCGCAGCCGGTTCGAGCGCGGGGCGGGGGGCCACTACCTCAAGAGCCGTGCGGCGCGGGTGGAAATCGCCAGCAACAGCTTCGACGATTCGCAGGGGCGGTGGAGCAATTACCTGATCGATCTGCCGATGGGTTCCACCGGGCAGATCACCAACAACTGGTTCGTGCAGGGCCCCGATCACGAGAACCATTCGGCGCTCATCGCTGTGGCCGCAGAGGAGCGCAAGAACAGCTCCGACGGGTTGGTGATCGCGGGCAACGATGCCCGTCTCGCGCCCAAAGTGCCGTGGAGCACGGTTTTCGTCGCCGACTGGTCGGGCAACCGGCTGGAGATCGGCCAGAACACGCTGGGGCCGGGCATCAAGCGGTTCGAAAAGCGCTGA
- the ribA gene encoding GTP cyclohydrolase II — MEQGPVLLPVETAIATGAEAGEMLISAARAATLKLANQREAAELHAPVLIRGAEPFTLASARPIADPALDLGNPLKGPFLAETLAWRDTATAAMELARLAGVLPAFLVDPAGAGEAQPVAAGDLAAWKDTARLTIATRARLPVAACESAEIVAFRSADDLREHVALVIGQQSADRAPLVRLHSECLTGDILGSLKCDCGPQLDAALRAMAAEAEQGGWGVLLYLRQEGRGIGLINKLRAYRLQDQGFDTVDANRRLGLPDEARDFPVAARMLALLGVNAIRLMTNNPAKVDALAAEGVAIAERVPHELPPNPHNAHYLATKRDRSGHLLK, encoded by the coding sequence ATGGAACAGGGCCCGGTGCTGCTGCCGGTGGAAACCGCTATCGCCACCGGGGCCGAAGCGGGCGAAATGCTGATTTCCGCCGCCCGCGCGGCCACGCTCAAGCTCGCCAACCAGCGCGAGGCGGCAGAGCTCCATGCCCCGGTGCTGATCCGGGGCGCGGAACCGTTCACGCTGGCCAGCGCGCGGCCGATCGCGGACCCGGCGCTCGATCTCGGCAATCCGCTCAAAGGGCCGTTCCTGGCCGAAACGCTCGCCTGGCGAGACACGGCGACGGCGGCGATGGAACTGGCCCGGCTGGCCGGGGTGCTGCCCGCGTTCCTGGTCGATCCGGCCGGTGCGGGCGAAGCGCAGCCGGTGGCCGCCGGCGATCTCGCCGCGTGGAAGGATACCGCCCGCCTCACTATCGCCACCCGTGCGCGCCTGCCGGTGGCGGCCTGCGAATCGGCCGAAATCGTCGCTTTCCGCAGCGCCGACGATCTGCGCGAACATGTCGCGCTGGTCATCGGGCAGCAATCGGCCGACCGTGCGCCGCTGGTCCGGCTTCATTCCGAATGCCTGACGGGGGATATCCTCGGCAGTCTGAAATGCGATTGCGGGCCGCAACTCGATGCCGCGCTGCGCGCCATGGCGGCAGAGGCGGAGCAGGGCGGCTGGGGCGTGCTGCTGTACTTGCGGCAGGAAGGGCGCGGGATCGGGCTGATCAACAAGCTGCGCGCCTATCGCCTGCAGGATCAGGGCTTCGACACGGTGGACGCCAACCGCCGGCTGGGCCTGCCCGATGAAGCGCGCGATTTCCCCGTCGCGGCGCGGATGCTCGCGCTGCTGGGGGTCAATGCCATCCGGCTGATGACGAACAATCCGGCCAAAGTCGATGCGCTGGCGGCCGAAGGGGTGGCGATTGCCGAACGCGTTCCCCACGAGTTGCCGCCCAATCCGCACAACGCCCACTATCTGGCGACCAAGCGCGACCGTTCGGGGCACTTGCTGAAATAA
- the rpmG gene encoding 50S ribosomal protein L33, whose protein sequence is MAKPATVKIKLVSTADTGFFYVTKKNPRNITEKLTFRKYDPVARKHVEFKEAKIK, encoded by the coding sequence ATGGCGAAGCCCGCAACCGTCAAGATCAAGCTGGTCTCCACCGCCGACACCGGCTTCTTCTACGTGACCAAGAAAAATCCGCGCAACATCACGGAAAAGCTCACTTTCCGTAAGTACGATCCGGTTGCGCGCAAGCACGTGGAATTCAAGGAAGCCAAGATCAAGTAA
- a CDS encoding RNA pseudouridine synthase has translation MSRILFEDGEALVIDKPGGLPIERPRKGGASLEDHLEALKLGFQRPPAPAHRIDTDTSGCLLLARNPRALKRFAAAFEARQVEKVYIGLVAGEVASEEGTIELSLSKISSASGGWKMIPAKKGKPSITHWRRLAVHRGLTAVEFRPLTGRTHQIRVHAAAGLGHALLGDPVYGRADPRAGRTMLHARALSLPRDGKPPITAVAPLPADFLALGIALDGADAPA, from the coding sequence ATGTCCCGCATCCTGTTCGAAGACGGCGAAGCGCTGGTGATCGACAAACCGGGCGGCCTGCCCATCGAACGCCCGCGCAAGGGCGGCGCCAGTCTGGAAGACCATCTGGAAGCGCTCAAGCTCGGCTTCCAGCGCCCGCCTGCCCCCGCACACCGGATCGACACCGACACGTCCGGCTGCCTGCTGCTGGCCCGCAATCCGCGCGCGCTGAAACGCTTTGCCGCCGCGTTCGAAGCGCGGCAGGTGGAAAAGGTCTATATCGGCCTCGTCGCGGGTGAAGTGGCATCGGAGGAAGGGACGATCGAATTGTCCCTTTCCAAGATCAGTTCGGCCAGCGGGGGCTGGAAAATGATCCCGGCGAAGAAGGGCAAGCCTTCCATCACCCACTGGCGGCGGCTGGCGGTGCACCGGGGGCTGACAGCTGTGGAGTTCCGCCCGCTGACCGGGCGCACCCACCAGATTCGCGTCCATGCGGCGGCGGGCCTCGGCCACGCGCTGCTGGGTGATCCGGTCTATGGCCGGGCCGATCCGCGCGCCGGGCGCACCATGCTCCACGCCCGCGCGCTGTCCCTTCCCCGCGACGGCAAGCCGCCGATTACCGCCGTGGCACCCCTGCCCGCCGATTTCCTTGCGCTGGGAATCGCGCTGGACGGGGCCGACGCCCCGGCATGA
- the pabB gene encoding aminodeoxychorismate synthase component I, with product MSAPRPFVLLDDARAQRASDARLFTDPRALFIARRPAEVAPVLAAADAALTERGGALAGYVAYEAGLALEPRLAERAARRTGADGPLVWLGLFDSYETIPAGQMPQWLAARAQGDPPPAIGPLDPQVSPGAYASMFDTLRAAIEAGDIYQANLTFPLAGGYRGDPLALYATIRPVAAAGYGGVVFDGSHWLLSFSPELFVSLRDASAKAKPMKGTRPRGRDTAQDESHREELARSVKDRAENLMIVDLMRNDLSRVCEPGSVRVEAPFTVETYPTVHQMVSTINATLQPGKGAMDVVRALFPCGSITGAPKIRAMELIDAVESRPRGPYCGAIGWIERPVTGDAAEGPSRAAFNVAIRTLRLSPGENGTGRAVLGVGSAVVADSQCLPEWRECLIKGDFVRQSAAAACDLIETMRFDPEQGIALLELHLERIKQSAATLGFAFDRHAARNQIHATCFELEHPARIRLMLARSGATALEAGPLPAPLGEPVRCALLPLPLDPADTRLRHKTSDRALYDLALTTARGAGAAEALFLRDDGLLTEGSFTTIFVPGDDGVLRTPPAALGLLPGVLRRSLIEAGQAREADLTLDDLADGFLIGNALRGLMKAELLS from the coding sequence ATGTCCGCGCCGCGACCCTTTGTCCTGCTCGACGATGCCCGCGCCCAGCGGGCCAGCGATGCGCGCCTGTTCACCGATCCGCGCGCCCTGTTCATCGCCCGCAGGCCCGCGGAAGTCGCCCCCGTGCTGGCCGCCGCCGATGCCGCGCTGACCGAACGCGGCGGCGCGCTGGCGGGCTATGTCGCCTACGAAGCGGGGCTGGCGCTGGAACCCCGGCTGGCCGAACGCGCCGCACGCCGCACCGGCGCCGATGGCCCGTTGGTGTGGCTCGGCCTGTTCGATAGCTACGAAACCATTCCCGCCGGGCAGATGCCGCAGTGGCTGGCCGCCCGCGCGCAGGGCGATCCTCCGCCCGCGATCGGCCCGCTCGATCCGCAAGTGTCCCCCGGCGCCTACGCCAGCATGTTCGACACGCTGCGCGCGGCGATCGAAGCGGGCGATATCTATCAGGCCAATCTGACGTTCCCACTGGCGGGCGGCTATCGTGGTGATCCGCTGGCGCTCTATGCCACGATCCGCCCGGTGGCGGCGGCGGGGTATGGCGGGGTGGTGTTCGACGGATCGCACTGGCTGCTGAGCTTTTCGCCCGAACTGTTCGTTTCGCTGCGCGATGCTTCGGCCAAGGCCAAGCCGATGAAAGGCACCCGCCCGCGCGGGCGCGACACGGCGCAGGACGAGAGCCACCGCGAGGAACTGGCCCGTTCGGTGAAGGACCGGGCGGAAAACCTGATGATCGTGGACCTGATGCGCAACGACCTGTCGCGCGTGTGCGAACCGGGCAGCGTGCGGGTGGAAGCGCCTTTCACCGTCGAAACCTATCCCACCGTGCATCAGATGGTGTCGACGATCAACGCCACGCTGCAGCCCGGCAAAGGGGCGATGGACGTGGTCCGCGCGCTGTTTCCCTGCGGATCGATCACCGGTGCGCCCAAGATTCGCGCGATGGAACTGATCGATGCGGTAGAAAGCCGGCCGCGCGGCCCCTATTGCGGGGCAATCGGCTGGATCGAACGGCCCGTGACCGGCGATGCGGCAGAGGGACCTAGCCGTGCGGCCTTCAATGTGGCAATCCGCACATTGCGCCTCTCCCCCGGGGAAAATGGGACGGGGCGCGCGGTGCTCGGCGTGGGCTCGGCGGTGGTCGCGGATTCGCAATGCCTGCCGGAATGGCGCGAGTGTCTGATTAAGGGAGATTTCGTGCGTCAGTCTGCCGCCGCCGCCTGCGACCTGATCGAAACCATGCGCTTCGATCCGGAACAGGGCATCGCATTGCTCGAACTGCATCTGGAGCGCATCAAGCAGAGCGCGGCCACGCTGGGCTTCGCGTTCGATCGCCACGCCGCGCGCAACCAGATCCATGCCACCTGTTTCGAGCTGGAGCATCCGGCCCGCATCCGTCTCATGCTCGCCCGCAGCGGGGCCACCGCGCTGGAAGCCGGGCCTTTGCCCGCGCCGCTGGGCGAACCCGTCCGCTGCGCGCTGCTGCCGTTGCCGCTCGATCCGGCCGACACCCGGCTGCGCCACAAGACCAGCGACCGCGCGCTCTACGATCTCGCGCTCACCACCGCGCGCGGGGCGGGTGCGGCCGAAGCGCTGTTCCTGCGCGATGACGGGCTGCTGACCGAAGGTAGCTTCACCACGATTTTCGTCCCCGGAGACGATGGCGTGCTGCGCACCCCGCCCGCCGCGCTCGGCCTGCTGCCTGGCGTGCTGCGCCGCTCGCTGATCGAAGCGGGCCAGGCGCGCGAGGCGGACCTCACTCTCGACGATCTCGCCGATGGTTTCCTGATCGGCAATGCCCTGCGCGGGCTGATGAAAGCGGAATTGCTGTCATGA